One segment of Variovorax sp. PAMC28562 DNA contains the following:
- a CDS encoding glycosyltransferase family 2 protein — translation MWNEVISENKVQVEALRKTGPDIELTILMPCLNEARTLPACIAKAHGFLNSSGIRGEVLVADNGSSDGSQTLAAACGARVVSVPVRGYGAALIAGIAAAKGRYVVMGDADESYDFGALESFVAELRLGSQLVMGNRFRGAILPGAMPPLHRYLGNPVLSFVGRLFFKSPIGDFHCGLRGFERQAILQLGLCCEGMEFASEMVVKASLSHLRIAEVPTTLSPDGRDRPPHLRTWRDGWRHLRFLLLFTPRWLFLYPGAALALLGLAQLVLAHFHADGWGRWPVGIHTQLLASAGMVLGYQTMLFAMGAVLARHCAHLNTIHPRDRWALYVASGSLLPAGGGIATLAGLALCASLTWQWGSSGFGALDPEAAMRQIIPGVALLLMGTQSVLASIFFAALRSAFDSRRPAATGQTSGS, via the coding sequence ATGTGGAACGAAGTGATTTCTGAAAACAAGGTTCAGGTCGAGGCTCTGAGAAAGACAGGCCCGGACATCGAACTGACCATCCTGATGCCCTGCCTCAACGAGGCACGTACTCTGCCGGCTTGCATCGCCAAGGCCCATGGTTTCCTCAACAGCAGCGGCATTCGAGGTGAAGTCCTTGTAGCGGACAACGGCTCGAGCGACGGCTCGCAAACGCTGGCCGCGGCGTGCGGAGCGCGCGTGGTGTCCGTGCCGGTGCGCGGCTACGGCGCGGCGTTAATCGCAGGCATCGCGGCAGCCAAGGGGCGCTACGTCGTAATGGGCGATGCCGACGAGAGCTACGATTTCGGTGCCCTGGAATCCTTTGTGGCTGAACTGCGGCTTGGCAGCCAATTGGTGATGGGCAACCGCTTTCGCGGCGCAATCCTGCCTGGTGCCATGCCTCCGCTTCATCGCTACTTGGGCAACCCCGTGCTGAGCTTTGTGGGCCGACTTTTCTTCAAGTCGCCGATCGGTGACTTTCACTGCGGCTTGCGCGGCTTCGAGCGTCAGGCCATCCTGCAACTGGGGCTGTGTTGCGAAGGCATGGAGTTCGCCAGCGAAATGGTCGTCAAGGCATCCTTGAGCCACCTTCGCATTGCCGAGGTTCCAACCACTTTGTCTCCCGACGGGCGCGATCGGCCGCCGCATTTGCGTACATGGCGAGATGGTTGGCGCCATCTGCGTTTTTTGCTGCTGTTCACGCCTCGATGGCTGTTTCTCTATCCGGGCGCCGCGCTCGCTCTATTGGGCTTAGCCCAGTTGGTGCTCGCGCATTTTCACGCCGATGGTTGGGGTCGGTGGCCGGTCGGCATCCATACGCAGTTGCTGGCCTCGGCCGGAATGGTGCTGGGCTACCAGACGATGCTCTTCGCCATGGGCGCAGTACTTGCACGTCACTGCGCTCACCTGAACACCATTCACCCTCGCGATCGATGGGCGCTTTACGTGGCTAGCGGGTCGTTGCTGCCTGCCGGCGGCGGGATCGCAACCTTGGCAGGTTTGGCGCTGTGTGCAAGCCTGACCTGGCAATGGGGAAGCAGCGGATTTGGCGCATTGGACCCAGAAGCGGCAATGCGTCAGATCATTCCCGGCGTGGCGTTGCTGCTGATGGGAACGCAATCGGTGCTCGCATCTATCTTCTTTGCCGCGCTACGCAGTGCATTCGACTCGCGCCGACCGGCGGCAACAGGACAAACAAGTGGAAGCTGA